From Lysobacter auxotrophicus, the proteins below share one genomic window:
- a CDS encoding lipopolysaccharide biosynthesis protein: MNASAWRPAATAISLLWLATMAGAGMVFLAQVLLARRLGPAEYGLFASSLATVTVVAPLAGFGLSQFRLRVYGAEGWAGDRWLKPSFRFSAWTCALAIGGVVAWALLGPVVDDDTRDTLLLLTPVIAGLFAVDLVGSKLRLEERHSALALWQMLMSAGRLAVAATLLALPFANALGAALGYGVVALLIAALAMPQLNAMWHGRMELQGHGPRPTSLEPLQTPTVPQLWSQAWAYGVAAILYPVFFQVSTVLLKYLSSNEDAGHYGVALGVMTAIYLFPATVYHKFLLSRLHRWAVHDRPRFWRVYRIGNLSMLGAGVVVGLLLAAVSPWAIPLAFGPAFADVSTLLMVLALCVPVRFLSTAVEAALLTESHMRYRVVSMLFAAVVAVALNWLLIPRYGVMGAAWATVASEILLLLARWLGVRGFMPDRA, encoded by the coding sequence ATGAACGCCAGCGCCTGGCGCCCCGCGGCGACGGCGATCAGCCTGCTCTGGCTGGCCACCATGGCCGGCGCGGGCATGGTGTTCCTCGCGCAGGTATTGCTCGCGCGTCGGCTCGGGCCGGCGGAATACGGGCTGTTCGCCTCATCGCTGGCGACGGTCACCGTCGTCGCGCCGCTGGCGGGTTTCGGCCTGTCGCAGTTCCGCCTGCGTGTGTACGGCGCGGAAGGCTGGGCCGGCGATCGCTGGTTGAAACCGTCGTTCCGCTTCTCCGCATGGACGTGCGCGCTCGCGATCGGCGGCGTCGTCGCCTGGGCGCTGCTCGGTCCCGTGGTCGATGACGACACGCGCGACACGTTGCTGCTGCTCACCCCGGTGATCGCCGGCCTGTTCGCGGTCGACCTGGTCGGCAGCAAGCTGCGTCTGGAAGAACGCCACAGCGCGCTGGCCTTGTGGCAGATGCTGATGTCCGCTGGCCGGCTTGCGGTGGCCGCGACGCTGCTCGCGCTGCCGTTCGCCAACGCACTCGGTGCGGCGCTCGGCTACGGCGTGGTCGCGCTGCTGATCGCCGCGCTCGCGATGCCGCAGTTGAACGCGATGTGGCACGGGCGCATGGAGTTGCAGGGCCACGGCCCGCGGCCCACCTCGCTCGAACCCCTGCAGACGCCCACCGTGCCGCAGTTGTGGTCGCAGGCGTGGGCGTATGGCGTCGCCGCGATCCTCTACCCGGTGTTCTTCCAGGTCAGCACGGTGCTGCTGAAATACCTCAGCAGCAACGAGGACGCCGGCCATTACGGCGTCGCGCTCGGCGTGATGACGGCGATCTACCTGTTCCCGGCGACGGTCTACCACAAGTTCCTGCTGTCGCGGCTGCACCGCTGGGCCGTGCACGATCGCCCGCGTTTCTGGCGCGTGTACCGGATCGGCAACCTGTCGATGCTCGGTGCCGGCGTCGTCGTCGGGTTGTTGCTGGCCGCCGTCTCGCCGTGGGCGATCCCCCTCGCATTCGGTCCCGCATTCGCCGACGTGTCGACGCTGCTCATGGTGCTCGCGCTGTGCGTGCCGGTGCGCTTCCTGTCCACCGCGGTGGAAGCGGCGCTGCTCACCGAAAGCCACATGCGCTATCGCGTCGTGTCGATGCTGTTCGCCGCCGTCGTGGCCGTCGCGCTCAACTGGCTGCTGATCCCGCGCTACGGCGTGATGGGCGCCGCGTGGGCGACGGTCGCATCCGAGATCCTGCTGCTGCTCGCCCGATGGCTCGGCGTGCGCGGCTTCATGCCCGATCGGGCGTGA
- a CDS encoding asparagine synthase-related protein — MRTQITMSPYYGTPDFSRLMREDVPPPAVDPVSIADILRNAFVYPPYSIYEGVRLVTFGFCPHDDMHTEPKFHFKFRNAGEVPEYAATEQDWVAGYHRRLCDAIQRSCAGMSAPWLLQSGGKDSTTLAIAIADARPDTTCITYLGGQEEDEVESATHVARTLGLRHETLTCDPARAYDRYLDVVHRMPLLTADFALLSCIDLGTEVAGHGGDGVVDGLGADSYFGTPMSKRQEMLKRLSRDLPLPGWLSELPGVDRSFKLCYMLSTLRMNEIERAFPGSRFTDDEADELLGRPMSQHSRHRLELYREEIGSATSLWEWRDMSTSIAGSAGAFAKGLYSSAALGLKVAYPFCDLTLREWIHREVPRYQKVDPVTKLNKLLIRDHIATRFGELPYVTGKGSFRFDVRGLARARFDRVRELARNSEELPGAGAWLDRNRRRFDNKYHASKFYLLAVVLPWLASRRERRAQVQETDMRERAYA, encoded by the coding sequence ATGCGAACACAGATCACGATGTCGCCCTATTACGGCACGCCGGACTTCTCGCGCCTGATGCGCGAGGACGTCCCGCCGCCGGCGGTGGATCCGGTGTCGATCGCCGACATCCTGCGCAACGCGTTCGTCTATCCGCCCTACTCCATCTACGAAGGCGTGCGGCTGGTGACGTTCGGGTTCTGCCCGCACGACGACATGCACACCGAGCCCAAGTTCCACTTCAAGTTCCGCAACGCCGGCGAAGTGCCCGAGTACGCGGCGACGGAACAGGACTGGGTCGCCGGCTACCACCGGCGCCTGTGCGATGCGATCCAGCGCAGCTGCGCGGGCATGTCGGCGCCGTGGCTGCTGCAGAGCGGCGGCAAGGATTCGACCACGCTGGCGATCGCCATCGCCGATGCGCGGCCCGACACGACGTGCATCACCTACCTGGGCGGCCAGGAAGAGGACGAGGTCGAATCGGCCACGCACGTCGCGCGCACGCTCGGCCTTCGCCACGAAACGCTGACCTGCGACCCGGCGCGCGCGTACGACCGCTACCTCGACGTCGTGCATCGCATGCCGCTGCTGACCGCCGACTTCGCCCTGCTCTCGTGCATCGACCTGGGCACCGAAGTGGCGGGGCACGGCGGCGACGGCGTCGTCGACGGCCTGGGCGCGGACAGCTATTTCGGCACGCCGATGAGCAAGCGCCAGGAGATGCTCAAGCGCCTGTCGCGCGATCTCCCGCTGCCAGGCTGGTTGTCCGAACTGCCCGGCGTGGATCGCAGCTTCAAGCTCTGCTACATGCTCAGCACGCTGCGCATGAACGAGATCGAGCGCGCGTTCCCCGGCTCGCGTTTCACCGACGACGAGGCCGACGAACTGCTCGGCCGCCCGATGTCGCAGCATTCGCGCCATCGCCTCGAGCTGTATCGCGAGGAGATCGGTTCGGCGACGAGCCTTTGGGAATGGCGCGACATGTCGACCTCGATCGCCGGTTCCGCGGGCGCATTCGCCAAGGGCCTGTATTCCAGCGCGGCGCTGGGCCTGAAAGTCGCGTATCCCTTCTGCGACCTCACGCTGCGCGAGTGGATCCACCGCGAAGTGCCGCGTTACCAGAAGGTCGATCCGGTCACCAAGCTCAACAAGCTGCTCATCCGCGACCACATCGCCACGCGTTTCGGCGAGTTGCCGTACGTGACCGGCAAGGGCAGTTTCCGCTTCGACGTGCGCGGCCTGGCGCGGGCGCGGTTCGATCGCGTGCGCGAGTTGGCGCGCAATTCGGAGGAGCTGCCCGGCGCGGGCGCGTGGCTCGATCGCAACCGCCGCCGTTTCGACAACAAGTACCACGCCTCGAAGTTCTACCTGCTCGCCGTCGTGCTGCCGTGGCTCGCCTCGCGCCGCGAACGCCGTGCGCAGGTGCAGGAAACCGACATGCGCGAACGTGCCTATGCCTGA
- a CDS encoding right-handed parallel beta-helix repeat-containing protein gives MNDNQVMAPATAERREFLRKSLLLSIPPVLGFAGIGKVMAATGATTALTYTPPKRARGTTTLNVKNYGARGNGSNDDTTAFQKAINALPSTGGTVYVPAGNYVIDPTRNVRLRSKMHLKLDPGAELWAKSNSAERAYVLMAMQVSDVEISGGKIRGDRYRHLGTKGEWGHGIMVRGSNRVTVRDIYITDCWGDGMSIGGAAQASGAVVPCNDVVVSNIVSTNNRRQGLTIGCSRNVKVYDSEFSNTNGIAPQCGIDIEPDVNDSRTTDTVHIENCLIRKNKGNGILVYKRVTGVTIKNNTVEYNGGYGVLTVGANGGYIALNRMNRNYLCGLMFSSTSNDYQASSNVFRNNYTKIFGSHTTNYALVSMTGIKAGIAPKGNDPHVQKASTATNIRVTTNQYAK, from the coding sequence GTGAACGATAACCAGGTGATGGCGCCTGCGACCGCCGAACGTCGCGAATTCCTCCGCAAGTCCCTGCTCCTCTCGATCCCGCCCGTGCTCGGTTTCGCCGGCATCGGCAAAGTGATGGCCGCCACCGGCGCGACCACCGCCCTCACGTATACGCCGCCGAAGCGTGCCCGCGGCACCACGACGCTCAACGTCAAGAACTACGGTGCGCGCGGCAACGGCTCCAACGACGACACCACCGCCTTCCAGAAGGCCATCAACGCGCTGCCGTCGACGGGCGGCACCGTGTACGTGCCCGCCGGCAACTACGTGATCGACCCGACGCGGAACGTGCGCCTGCGCAGCAAGATGCACCTCAAGCTCGATCCGGGCGCGGAGCTGTGGGCCAAGAGCAACAGCGCCGAGCGCGCGTACGTGCTGATGGCGATGCAGGTCAGCGACGTCGAGATTTCCGGCGGCAAGATCCGCGGCGATCGCTACCGCCACCTCGGCACGAAGGGCGAGTGGGGCCACGGCATCATGGTGCGCGGCTCCAACCGCGTGACGGTGCGCGACATCTACATCACCGACTGCTGGGGCGACGGCATGTCCATCGGCGGCGCCGCGCAGGCGTCCGGTGCGGTAGTTCCGTGCAACGACGTCGTCGTCTCCAACATCGTATCGACCAACAACCGCCGCCAGGGCCTGACCATCGGCTGCTCGCGCAACGTGAAGGTGTACGACAGCGAGTTCAGCAACACCAACGGCATCGCGCCGCAGTGTGGCATCGACATCGAGCCGGACGTCAACGACTCGCGCACCACCGACACCGTGCACATCGAGAACTGCCTGATCCGCAAGAACAAGGGCAACGGCATCCTGGTGTACAAGCGCGTGACCGGCGTGACGATCAAGAACAACACGGTCGAGTACAACGGCGGCTACGGCGTGCTCACCGTCGGCGCGAACGGCGGCTACATCGCGCTCAACCGCATGAATCGCAACTACCTGTGCGGCCTGATGTTCAGCTCGACCAGCAACGACTACCAGGCCAGCAGCAACGTCTTCCGCAACAACTACACGAAGATCTTCGGCTCGCATACCACCAACTACGCGCTGGTTTCGATGACCGGGATCAAGGCGGGCATTGCGCCGAAGGGCAACGACCCGCACGTGCAGAAGGCCAGCACCGCCACCAACATCCGCGTCACGACCAACCAGTACGCGAAGTAG
- a CDS encoding glycosyltransferase family 4 protein — protein sequence MRIVFFANTDWYLYNFRLPTAVHLQGQGAEVVMVSPDGPFGERFAGHGIRWEKLPMDRASLNPVREAVTVRHLTALLRRERPDLIHNFTVKCAVYGAMAARLSGVPAVVNAVAGLGYVYASNTLKARVLRPVVSALMRSTLGSGNSRVILQNPDDADALTDLRLVPKDRIRLIRSSGVNVDRFQPCADRASDAPLRVLLAARLLREKGIGEFVEASRMLKERGRNVEFLLAGTPDYGNPSSFQGEEVQAWHDAGLVQWLGHVDDMPALMSSVDVMALPSYYREGVPRCLIEGAASGLCIITTNLPGCREVVTTHGEDGLQVPPRDAASLAGLIMQLDDDRAQVRRLGAKARERALAHFDERLVIGRTLDVYRELLESDLLTVARPAARATTLGCAGE from the coding sequence ATGCGCATCGTCTTCTTCGCCAACACCGACTGGTATCTCTACAACTTCCGCCTTCCCACCGCAGTGCACCTGCAGGGCCAGGGCGCGGAGGTCGTGATGGTCTCGCCCGATGGTCCGTTCGGCGAGCGCTTCGCCGGCCACGGCATCCGCTGGGAAAAACTTCCGATGGATCGCGCGAGCCTCAACCCGGTGCGCGAGGCGGTCACCGTGCGGCATCTCACCGCGCTGCTGCGGCGCGAGCGCCCGGACCTCATCCACAACTTCACCGTGAAGTGCGCGGTGTACGGCGCGATGGCCGCGCGGCTGTCCGGCGTGCCCGCGGTGGTGAACGCCGTCGCCGGCCTGGGGTACGTGTACGCGAGCAACACCCTGAAGGCGCGCGTGCTGCGCCCGGTCGTGAGTGCGCTGATGCGCTCCACGCTCGGCAGCGGCAACTCGCGCGTGATCCTGCAGAACCCCGACGACGCCGATGCGCTCACCGACCTGCGTCTGGTGCCGAAGGACCGCATCCGCCTGATCCGCAGTTCCGGCGTGAACGTCGATCGCTTCCAGCCATGCGCGGACCGTGCCAGCGATGCACCGCTTCGCGTGCTGCTCGCGGCGCGACTGCTGCGCGAGAAGGGCATCGGCGAATTCGTCGAGGCCTCGCGCATGCTCAAGGAGCGCGGCCGCAACGTGGAGTTCCTCCTCGCCGGCACGCCGGACTACGGCAACCCAAGCTCGTTCCAGGGCGAGGAAGTCCAGGCCTGGCACGATGCCGGCCTCGTCCAGTGGCTCGGCCACGTCGACGACATGCCGGCGTTGATGTCGTCGGTCGACGTGATGGCGCTGCCGAGCTATTACCGCGAAGGCGTGCCGCGTTGCCTGATCGAAGGCGCGGCCAGCGGCCTGTGCATCATCACCACCAACTTGCCCGGCTGCCGCGAGGTCGTCACCACGCACGGCGAAGACGGATTGCAGGTGCCGCCGCGCGATGCGGCCTCGCTCGCCGGGCTGATCATGCAGCTCGACGACGACCGCGCGCAGGTGCGCCGGCTCGGCGCGAAGGCGCGAGAGCGTGCGCTGGCGCATTTCGACGAGCGGCTGGTGATCGGCCGCACGCTGGACGTCTACCGTGAGCTGCTGGAGTCGGACCTGCTGACCGTGGCGCGCCCTGCGGCGCGCGCGACGACGCTGGGCTGCGCCGGCGAATGA
- a CDS encoding polysaccharide biosynthesis tyrosine autokinase, with product MATHVISRADAPYAVPPAANAREDDIDIPTLVSTLTDNKWPILFGTLAFFIVAVAYVLLATPQYEANAVVQVESRPPTVPGLNQPTTAPAPPVVDAPAATETQLLTSRRVLGEAIERLDLDTVVEPVRMPLLGDMVSRMQQRLHPGEVASPWFGLNSYAWGGEQVDIGQFEVPDQLVGMPLQLIAGERGRYKVLDPDGNLMLEGRVGQKATNGRGLTLEIERLAANAGTRFDLTRLNTMALMTKLKKDITVSEQGRNSGIINLTYSHPDPLRAKQVLDQITQAYVRQNVARNSAEAAKRLQFVTEQLPKVRRELADAQARLNTFQSRTRTMDVGVSNKALLDQTVALDQSIQQLQVQRADIASRYTPEHPVYQSLMRQIGQFESKKNQIMSQIGNLPDTQQGLFRLNRDVEVINQTYANLLDQAQQLNIAAASAVGNARVIDPADVNMDSPSWPKPLIVIGAGTLIGAMFMVAFVLTRQMFRRGVEDPVDIELLGLPVYASIPFSAKGKQIVAQPGTAARRDGKQRLLAFRSPSDLAMEALRTLRTSLHFARFEMKNNMLMIAAPSPGVGKSFVCANLAVTMAQAGQRVLLVDADMRRGTLHLALGTRADGGLSELISGRIDEIQAVRKVGGTENLSFITRGTIPPNPSELLMHPRFTALLDKLAQQYDIVVIDTPPVLAVTDAAVIGHHVGTCLMVVRWGLNQQREIALAKQRLEQNGVEVRGAIFNAVQKRGSGQYAYTYYDYQPMKDEPLKAAAR from the coding sequence ATGGCCACTCACGTGATCTCCCGGGCCGATGCCCCCTATGCCGTTCCGCCCGCAGCCAATGCGCGCGAAGACGACATCGACATCCCGACCCTCGTATCCACGCTTACCGACAACAAATGGCCGATCCTCTTTGGCACGCTGGCGTTCTTCATCGTCGCGGTGGCCTACGTACTGCTGGCGACGCCGCAGTACGAAGCCAATGCCGTGGTGCAGGTGGAATCGCGCCCGCCGACGGTGCCCGGCCTCAACCAGCCCACCACCGCGCCGGCGCCGCCGGTCGTCGATGCGCCGGCCGCCACCGAAACGCAGCTGCTCACCTCGCGCCGCGTGCTGGGTGAGGCGATCGAACGCCTCGACCTCGACACCGTCGTCGAACCGGTGCGCATGCCGCTGCTCGGCGACATGGTCTCGCGCATGCAGCAGCGCCTGCATCCGGGCGAAGTGGCATCGCCGTGGTTCGGCCTCAACAGCTACGCCTGGGGCGGCGAACAGGTCGACATCGGCCAGTTCGAAGTGCCCGATCAGCTCGTCGGCATGCCGCTGCAGCTGATCGCCGGCGAACGCGGCCGCTACAAGGTGCTCGATCCCGACGGCAACCTGATGCTGGAAGGCCGCGTCGGCCAGAAGGCCACCAACGGCCGCGGCCTGACGCTGGAGATCGAACGCCTCGCCGCCAACGCCGGCACGCGCTTCGACCTCACGCGCCTGAACACCATGGCGCTGATGACCAAGCTCAAGAAGGACATCACCGTCAGCGAGCAGGGCCGCAACTCCGGCATCATCAACCTGACCTATTCGCACCCGGATCCGCTGCGCGCCAAGCAGGTGCTCGACCAGATCACCCAGGCCTACGTGCGCCAGAACGTCGCGCGCAACTCGGCCGAAGCCGCCAAGCGCCTGCAGTTCGTGACCGAACAGCTGCCGAAGGTGCGTCGTGAACTGGCCGATGCGCAGGCGCGCCTGAACACCTTCCAGTCGCGCACGCGCACGATGGACGTCGGCGTGTCGAACAAGGCGCTGCTCGACCAGACCGTCGCGCTGGACCAGAGCATCCAGCAGCTGCAGGTGCAGCGCGCCGACATCGCCAGCCGCTACACGCCCGAGCATCCGGTCTACCAGTCGCTGATGCGCCAGATCGGCCAGTTCGAGTCGAAGAAGAACCAGATCATGAGCCAGATCGGGAACCTGCCCGATACGCAGCAGGGTCTGTTCCGCCTGAACCGCGACGTGGAGGTCATCAACCAGACCTACGCGAACCTGCTCGACCAGGCGCAGCAGCTGAACATCGCCGCCGCCAGCGCGGTCGGCAACGCGCGCGTGATCGATCCGGCCGACGTCAACATGGACAGCCCGTCGTGGCCGAAGCCGTTGATCGTCATCGGCGCCGGCACGCTGATCGGCGCTATGTTCATGGTCGCCTTCGTGCTCACGCGCCAGATGTTCCGTCGCGGCGTGGAAGATCCGGTCGACATCGAGCTGCTCGGCCTGCCGGTGTACGCGTCGATTCCCTTCAGCGCGAAGGGCAAGCAGATCGTCGCGCAGCCCGGCACGGCGGCGCGTCGCGACGGCAAGCAGCGCCTGCTCGCCTTCCGCTCGCCGTCGGACCTCGCGATGGAGGCGTTGCGCACGCTGCGCACCAGCCTGCATTTCGCGCGCTTCGAGATGAAGAACAACATGCTGATGATCGCCGCGCCCAGCCCGGGCGTCGGCAAGTCCTTCGTCTGCGCGAACCTCGCCGTGACGATGGCACAGGCCGGCCAGCGCGTGCTGCTGGTGGACGCCGACATGCGCCGCGGCACGCTGCACCTGGCGCTCGGCACGCGCGCCGACGGCGGGTTGTCGGAGCTGATTTCCGGCCGCATCGACGAGATCCAGGCCGTACGCAAGGTCGGCGGCACGGAGAACCTGTCGTTCATCACGCGCGGCACGATCCCGCCGAACCCGTCGGAACTGCTGATGCATCCGCGCTTCACCGCGCTGCTGGACAAGCTCGCGCAGCAGTACGACATCGTGGTGATCGATACGCCGCCGGTGCTGGCGGTGACCGACGCGGCCGTGATCGGCCACCACGTCGGCACCTGCCTGATGGTGGTGCGCTGGGGCCTCAACCAGCAGCGCGAGATCGCGCTGGCCAAGCAGCGCCTGGAGCAGAACGGCGTGGAAGTGCGCGGCGCGATCTTCAACGCGGTGCAGAAGCGCGGCTCGGGCCAGTACGCGTACACGTACTACGACTACCAGCCCATGAAGGACGAACCGCTGAAGGCGGCCGCGAGGTAA
- a CDS encoding UDP-N-acetylglucosamine 2-epimerase has product MRDPKLVAASAIALAVTLFAIFAMRPWARKIGLVDRPDARKQHRGSIPLIGGLCFFLGTLVGLSYLGYVDGFVTSLLAGGVMIVAAGALDDASNLSVTSRLLVEAGAAGLVIFMSGFYVHDLGQIVGTRHIDIGLFGIPFTIIAVIGLINAFNMMDGIDGLAATMAMVCIGAILLFDDSSWSMPGVLVMLQVLFAALIPYLFVNLGWPDGRKVFMGDAGSTLIGFIMAWALIYMSHAKVGRLNPPDVLWCVALPVMDTLAVMYRRIRAGGSPFKADRQHLHHLLCDTGMPPRLVLLTMVAIAGLLVLIGWSLRDMPQSLAFAAFMLVMALHVWWVPKVLTRLRGRWPRSAPRPAPVPMHTQTNNHGINFLSALANFDDHDEVRNAPERLDAPARAGIALPDVLHLADAAAEAASDINPKPPVRALCVLSDSPDAVRMAPIAQQLARDERFETTLCVAAESEQESARVLELFDLSADVKIEVPAAGEDPAEMTSSALGGIKRVMTQVRPDLVVVPGDAPATLATTLAAHYHHVPVVCIDGGLANTCAPRAADDPGRRIARALASLHVASGQSAGRQLVAEGVPAHRVLVTGNAAPDALRSALERLQPDNGMGLALAERFAALREGAPMILLLGHECEEAHATLMCAALTRVAHEHPGVDVVCAINPVFLDGNGPENLHRIEAPDYLAALFLLRRARLAFVGPSLHAEAMALEIPLLSLDPPPVEAQGRVHLMVHDAQAIAGHVSRLLDEAWLPPRRVSQVDRNHIPDLSDADVRVADALAGLRPAAHPMTPSRDAGSPNQVAIRNAWGAS; this is encoded by the coding sequence ATGAGGGACCCCAAGCTGGTGGCCGCCAGCGCGATCGCGTTGGCCGTGACACTGTTCGCCATCTTCGCCATGCGCCCGTGGGCGCGGAAGATCGGACTGGTGGATCGGCCCGATGCGCGTAAACAGCACCGGGGCAGCATTCCGCTGATCGGCGGGCTGTGCTTCTTCCTCGGTACCCTGGTGGGACTGAGCTATCTGGGCTATGTCGACGGCTTCGTCACGAGCCTGCTCGCCGGCGGCGTGATGATCGTCGCGGCCGGCGCACTGGACGACGCCAGCAACCTGAGCGTCACCTCCCGCCTGCTGGTCGAGGCCGGCGCCGCGGGCCTGGTCATCTTCATGTCGGGCTTCTACGTGCACGATCTGGGGCAGATCGTCGGCACGCGCCACATCGACATCGGCCTGTTCGGCATTCCCTTCACCATCATCGCCGTCATCGGGCTCATCAACGCCTTCAACATGATGGACGGCATCGACGGCCTCGCCGCCACCATGGCGATGGTGTGCATCGGCGCGATCCTGCTGTTCGACGACTCGTCCTGGTCGATGCCGGGCGTGCTGGTGATGCTGCAGGTGCTGTTCGCCGCGCTGATACCGTACCTGTTCGTCAACCTGGGCTGGCCCGACGGCCGCAAGGTCTTCATGGGCGATGCCGGCAGCACGCTGATCGGCTTCATCATGGCCTGGGCGCTTATTTATATGAGTCACGCCAAGGTCGGTCGCCTCAACCCGCCGGACGTGCTGTGGTGCGTCGCGCTGCCGGTGATGGATACGCTGGCGGTGATGTATCGCCGCATCCGCGCAGGCGGATCGCCGTTCAAGGCCGATCGCCAGCACCTGCACCACCTGCTGTGCGACACCGGCATGCCGCCGCGGCTGGTGCTGCTGACGATGGTCGCCATCGCGGGCCTGCTGGTGCTCATCGGCTGGTCGCTGCGCGACATGCCGCAGTCGCTCGCCTTCGCCGCGTTCATGCTGGTGATGGCGCTGCACGTGTGGTGGGTGCCCAAGGTGCTGACGCGTCTGCGCGGTCGCTGGCCGCGCAGCGCGCCGCGACCGGCGCCGGTGCCGATGCACACGCAGACCAACAACCACGGCATCAATTTCCTCAGCGCGCTGGCGAATTTCGACGACCACGACGAGGTGCGCAATGCGCCCGAGCGCCTCGATGCGCCCGCGCGTGCCGGCATCGCATTGCCCGACGTGCTGCATCTGGCCGATGCCGCCGCAGAGGCCGCATCGGACATCAACCCCAAGCCGCCGGTGCGTGCGCTGTGCGTGCTGAGCGATTCACCCGATGCGGTGCGCATGGCGCCGATCGCGCAGCAGCTGGCGCGCGACGAACGTTTCGAGACCACGTTGTGCGTGGCCGCCGAATCGGAGCAGGAATCGGCGCGCGTGCTCGAGCTGTTCGACCTGTCGGCCGACGTGAAGATCGAAGTCCCGGCGGCGGGTGAAGATCCGGCGGAAATGACCTCGAGCGCGCTGGGCGGCATCAAGCGCGTGATGACGCAGGTGCGCCCGGACCTCGTCGTCGTGCCGGGCGACGCGCCCGCGACGCTCGCCACCACGCTCGCCGCCCACTACCACCACGTGCCGGTCGTGTGCATCGACGGCGGCCTCGCCAACACCTGCGCGCCGCGCGCCGCGGACGATCCGGGCCGCCGCATCGCGCGCGCCCTCGCCTCGCTGCACGTCGCCTCGGGCCAGTCGGCCGGTCGCCAGCTCGTGGCCGAAGGCGTGCCCGCGCACCGCGTGCTGGTCACCGGCAACGCCGCGCCGGACGCGCTGCGCAGCGCGCTCGAACGCCTCCAGCCCGACAACGGCATGGGCCTGGCGCTGGCCGAACGCTTCGCCGCGCTGCGCGAAGGCGCGCCGATGATCCTGCTGCTTGGGCACGAATGCGAGGAAGCGCACGCCACGCTGATGTGCGCCGCGCTCACGCGCGTGGCCCACGAGCATCCGGGCGTCGACGTCGTCTGCGCGATCAATCCGGTGTTCCTGGACGGCAACGGCCCGGAAAACCTGCACCGCATCGAGGCGCCCGATTACCTCGCAGCACTCTTCCTGCTGCGCCGCGCGCGGCTGGCGTTCGTCGGCCCGTCGCTGCATGCCGAGGCGATGGCGCTGGAAATCCCGCTGCTGTCGCTCGACCCGCCGCCGGTGGAGGCGCAGGGTCGCGTGCACCTGATGGTCCACGACGCGCAGGCCATCGCCGGCCACGTGTCGCGCCTGCTCGACGAGGCCTGGCTGCCGCCGCGCCGCGTTTCGCAGGTCGATCGCAACCACATTCCAGATCTGAGCGACGCCGATGTGCGCGTCGCCGACGCCTTGGCGGGCCTGCGTCCAGCAGCTCATCCGATGACCCCGTCGCGGGACGCCGGTTCGCCAAACCAGGTCGCGATCCGCAACGCGTGGGGCGCGTCTTGA
- a CDS encoding right-handed parallel beta-helix repeat-containing protein: protein MPDLLRRRIAASLAMLSTAPMASWAASPIGSAVVDVRRHGARGNGVANDTRAFQQAIDALPAAGGTVQVPAGDYLIDPTVGVQLRSRMHLAMSPGTRLLAKPNAAERAYVLNAHRVSDVTISGGRIIGERSAHKGITGEWGHGLMIRAAERVNVRDLHISHCWGDGISIGGAKVGAAFVPSRDVTIERVVCADNRRQGLTIGRSRRVRVFDSEFIDTGGTAPGAGIDVEPDEGDIADDILIARCTVRGNRGAGIQLYKRVSDATVRECLIEHNRGHGILTLGASDCLIEDNRIRENVLGGVGVRPGTRGLVIARNEFDDNGPTGSSPQAKRSGGKRHVTIAERTERISVAADNRYLD from the coding sequence ATGCCTGACCTGCTGCGGCGGCGGATTGCCGCGTCCCTCGCGATGCTGTCCACGGCGCCGATGGCGTCGTGGGCGGCCTCGCCCATCGGGAGCGCCGTGGTGGACGTGCGCCGCCACGGCGCGCGCGGCAACGGCGTCGCCAACGACACGCGCGCGTTCCAGCAGGCCATCGACGCGCTGCCGGCAGCCGGCGGCACGGTGCAGGTGCCCGCCGGCGATTACCTGATCGATCCCACCGTCGGCGTGCAGCTGCGCAGCCGAATGCACCTGGCGATGTCGCCGGGCACGCGCCTGCTCGCCAAGCCCAACGCCGCCGAACGTGCGTACGTGCTCAACGCGCACCGCGTGAGCGACGTGACGATCTCCGGCGGACGGATCATCGGCGAGCGTTCGGCGCACAAGGGCATCACCGGCGAATGGGGCCACGGCCTCATGATCCGCGCCGCCGAACGCGTGAACGTGCGCGACCTCCACATCTCGCATTGCTGGGGCGACGGCATTTCGATCGGCGGGGCCAAGGTCGGCGCCGCGTTCGTGCCCAGTCGTGACGTGACGATCGAACGCGTGGTGTGCGCCGACAATCGCCGCCAGGGACTCACCATCGGCCGCTCGCGCCGCGTCCGGGTGTTCGATTCGGAATTCATCGACACCGGCGGCACCGCGCCGGGCGCGGGCATCGACGTGGAGCCCGACGAGGGCGACATCGCCGACGACATCCTCATCGCCCGCTGCACGGTACGCGGCAACCGCGGCGCCGGCATCCAGCTGTACAAGCGCGTTTCCGACGCGACGGTCCGCGAGTGCCTGATCGAGCACAACCGCGGCCACGGCATCCTGACGCTGGGCGCGAGCGATTGCCTCATCGAGGACAACCGCATCCGCGAGAACGTGCTCGGTGGCGTCGGCGTGCGGCCGGGCACGCGCGGGCTGGTGATCGCGCGCAACGAGTTCGACGACAACGGTCCAACCGGTTCCTCCCCGCAGGCCAAACGCAGCGGCGGAAAGCGCCACGTCACCATCGCCGAGAGGACCGAGCGCATCAGCGTGGCAGCGGACAACCGTTACCTGGATTGA